Below is a genomic region from Amphiura filiformis chromosome 19, Afil_fr2py, whole genome shotgun sequence.
tgatcagtttcataattccaatttaatattatattatacctggatgaatgacaaccttcacaaacgtgcCGGAGCATACACTATTTTAGAAGCTCCAGTTCTAATCATTATTTTGATTCAACTGTAAACATTTATATCTCATGTGAAAATAAAGTGATCAAAATCGAACCCAGAAGTGACCTGAAGTATATGACCTTTCAGCCAACAAGGCTGTCTTTAACAGTAATGAATGCTGGGTTCAGGGTAATGTCATTAATGGCTAGGCGAAGCTATTGAGAGAAATCAGGACAAGAAGCTACAagatttcaagttcaagtccagaAGACTATGTTTTCATTTTCCTAGCTGCTATGCTATAATGTTTTCCAAATAGTTTTCAATGTTGATCTAACCATCTCTGTCGGAGATCTTTTGAGCAAGCTACCTGCTCCACTTCACAGTCAGATTACAGAcaatgttagtccagcaaaataccacagatCGTAATATTTTAGTCTGTCACTTCTTTGAGATGACAAGACAACAATTAGGTATTTTGAAGTCTTATCCTGAACTGGTGGCAGACCTGGGATGATTGGAACCTTTGTTTTTCATATTCCTGTGCGCTACTGGCTTTCACTTCCGCCTTTGGAGTATTTTCTTCTCTCCAAGACTTCACACGATTATGGTAACTTTTATACCACCactaacataagtttcacagatTTCCTGTTATAACGCTACACTACTTTCTCCAGGAATTATATATTACAGCACATTATATCATTTCCAAATATAGCTTATAacatcaccacaagccaatcagaatCATTAGTCTGTATggatggttactgtaatagggccaccacttcatcctgctGCAATCATGATCATTCTAGTTGTTTACATTATGTATGATTGTTTACCAGCATTTTCCATTGAATTTCAAGAACATTCCATgtacaaacatgataaatatCAGAGCAAGAGCAAATGAATGTCTGATGACAAACTATAtaacttttaataaatattatggaatattttgcgGTCACATATAAACAATATCAACAATACAGTAATGTTTTAAAGAAAGACAAGAATTAAATCAATAAGTGCTCTGCATAGCTAGTAAATAACATGTATTCGATGTCacatgaaattgaaacaaaaggGAAGCGTTTCCCTGAAATCAACAGAATTATGTACCATGCTCCAAAGACATAAAAGAATTTCACCTAACATGTATAGACACAAAGACATAAAAGAATTTCACCTAACATGTATAGGCCTCTCAAGGAGGCCATCTAAAACCAGCAATTGGTGTTGCAAAGGCTGCTCTGATCTTCCAGCTGTCATCAGAAAACTATGTCACACTCTAAATGCTCTAACGTCGACACATGATCTCTTGCAGTCTGaacaaaacaaacttaaaaagtCACATGAAGCCATACAGAAACAAAATGAGCAACTTCGTAGTGAGCTAGAGGCCTTAAAACGTCACCGTGTTTCAAACACCGCCGACGAACTTGCTTCCAATAATACTGATCAGGTTGCTCATGATGACAAGGCTTCACCAGATCCGTCCGCCTGCTTCATGGTTGGAGACTCAATACTCAGAGACTTCAAGGACAGTTCTTTTGAAAATACTCACGTGAAGCCAATCAGTGGAGCTACTGTGTCAGATATTTTCAAGGAACTAGATGGCCGTTCAGATCTTAACACGTATGGCGATATCCTCATCCATGCAGGAACCAACGATATTTCCAAGAACATTGCAATTGATGAGAGTTTATCTTCAATGGAAGCCATAATAACATTGATTATGGTAAAAGCTCCGACAGCAAAATTCATATTTCTGCTGTTTGTCCACGCACAAAAGGCCAAGTTCAGCATAAAGTGGAGACGCTTAATGAGGCGTTCAAGGATCTTTCAACACGCTTGGATTGTAATTTCATCGACTCTGGACTCCACATGACATACAGGAATGGCAGCGTTGATGAGTCGCAATTTGTCGACGGGCTTCATCTTAGTGAGCGCGGACTTGATACGCTATCAAACTTTTTCGCCGATGCTGTCGAAGGTCTGATAAAATCTGATGGACAATGGCGCCATgtatcaaataaaaaaacaaatacgAAATCGAAAAAACGTGTTTTATTACAAAACAACCCAGATGCGGAATCTTGCACTAAATCGCGTAGTTCTCAAGATCATCAAGAATCACACAGACAATATACAGAACAAAACCGCAGAAAATATTCTCATAGAAATAAACATTACTCGCCAACGCACAACTCACATACGCGTGGAAGACATGATGCGAATCGGGATTCACGACACACCGGCACTCATTCGCAGCGTCGTGATGCGTCAAGTTATGCGGGTTGTTTTAACTGTGGCCTCAAAAACCATAACCAAAACACGTGTAGATTCAACAAACGTGTACGATGTCACGCATGTGACCGCCTGGGACACAAGGAACGTTATTGTCAAAATAAGGTTTGAAAAGTAGGCCACGATAAGTGTGCCGACAAGATAATTTCTGATAATGACACACAAAATGTTAcgaatgattatgatgataatatCAATGCCAATGTAAATTCTCTTCACCTTTCAAATGAAAACGATGAAGATAATGTTAATGTGAACTATGTTTCAGGTAATAGTAACATGAATATTCCTAACAATAATGTGACAAATACAAATATGTCTAAGAAAAAGGGTATATGTATTGCTCATCTTAACATATCCACCCTTCCAGGACACTTTGATGAGTTTCAGTCAATTATGTATGGTAACTCATATGATATTATGGGACTTGCTGAAACAAGGTTGGATTATTATATCCCCGATCATGATGTAGGTATCCCTAATTATACCCTTTATCGTAATGACCGCTACCGTGGTGGCGGTGGTGTTGCGGCATTTGTTAAGCAGACTCCAAATTTCACACACATAATTCGTAATGATCTTATGCCAAAGGAGCTCGAAATTATAGTGttagaaataaaacaaactagCACTAAACCGTTTCTTGTCATTGTGTGGTACAGGCCTCCAGATACCAAAATGGAGTTATTTGAGCATATTGAAAGAGTAATTCAAAGTTGTGAACTTGAAGGTAAAGAAATTGTAATGATTGGTGATATGAATTGCGATGTTACACCAACAGATTACGTAACGTCGAAACTAGCTATCATCTCCATCAAGTAATTACAGAGCCCACTCGTGTTACTGAAAAGTCATCTACTTTAATTGATCACATCTATGTACCTGATGTAAACAAGGTTAATGATAGTGGAGTAATCCACACTGGTATTAGTGATCACTCTTTGGTGTTTGTAAATATAGGGAAGAACACTAATGTTAGTAACAATGGGCACAAGTATCAATCAAATCGTAACTATAAGCATCTTGATGTTACTGATTTTGTCACGGATTTGAATAATGTTGACTGGACACCAGTAATACATTGTAATGATATTAATGTTGCTGTTGATAATTTCCAATCaattttgcaaatgtttgtaaCCATCATGCACCTATTACAAAGAAACGTGTAAGAGACAAGAAAGCACCATGGCTCACCGATGATATCATTAAGCTAATGCGTGAGCGCGATTGTCTGAAAAAGAAAGCTATTAAGACTGGACTAAGTAAAGATTGGTCTGACTTCAGATCAATGAAAAATAGGGTTAACTATGAAATCAAGCATAGTAAAAAATCATATGTTGCTAATAGTATTCAAACAAATAGTAACAACACTAAGCAAGTGTGGAATACAATTAGACAGATTATTCCTGGTAAAAGTAAGGGTACCAGTATTACTTGTATTAAAGGAGAAAATGGTAATGAAACAGAACCAAAAGATCTTGCAAATATTATGAATACATTCTTTGCCAATATAGGTCCTGATCTTGCTGCTAAGATTCCAAACGCCTGTGCAGATGGGCAACTGGTCAATGAAAGGATGCCCCACTCAAGTGAGAGTTTTATGTTCCAGCCtgttagtcatcaatatgtcctcAGCAAGTTACGATCGTTGCCGGAGGGAAAAGCTACAGGCACAGATGATCTTCCTTCTAAACTCATCAAAATGGCGGCTGCATCAATCGTTGAACCCATTGCCTATTTGATCAATTTATCTTTGGAAAGCGGGATTTTTCCTGATGCCTGGAAAAATGCCCGGATTTGTCCTATTTACAAAGGTGGTGACGCTACGGATCCAGGTAATTACAgacccatctccattttgcctgTAATTTCCAAGGTTATTGAGAGAGCGGTGTTTGATCAAATATACCCTTTCCTTAATACTAATGGTATGATTTATGATAAGCAGTCTGGTTTTAGACCCCAGCACTCCACTCTATCTGCCTTAATTAATATTACTGAGGACTTGTATGAAGCCATTGACAAAGGTAAATATGTTGGCCTTGTCATGATTGATTTAAAAAGGCTTTCGATACGgttaatcatggaatattactccaGAAGTTGAAAGCTTTTAATGTTCACGAGACAAGCATAAATTGGTTTAATAGTTATCTGACTGGAAGAAGTCATAACACTGTAATTAATGGTAATATGTCTGAGCCAGCAAATAGTGTTTGTGGCATACCTCAAGGTTCCATTTTGGGACCAATGTTGTTCATTATGTATATCAATGATCTACCTCTTTGTACTTCACATGTTAATGTTAGTATGTACGCTGACGACACTGCATTGTATGCTGTTAGTAACAATATTGATGACTTAGTTGACATTATTAATAAAGACTtagtaaatgtcagtgattggctTGCATGTAATAAATTAAGTTTGAATGTGTCGAAAACAGAATTCATGCTAATGGGGTCAAGACAACGTCTTGCTGTAGTCAAAGACCACGACATCAATGTCAACATAAATGGTGTTAAACTTCGTCAGGTACACAACTGTAAACATCTTGGTGTCATTGTAGATGATAGTATGACCTGGCATGATCAGGTAAACAACATCAGGAAGAAAGTTCTTTCAGGTCTATACATGCTCAGAAAATGTAAGAATGTATTACCATCAGAAACAATGTCTCTCATTTTTAAAAGTGTTATTGCACCTCACATAGACTACTGTGATGTAATATGGTCTACTTGTAATGTTAATGATATGGATATTGTTCAAAACTCCAGAATAGAGCTGCCAAAATTATCACTGGCGCTAAATGGTCTGATTCTAGTTCAAACGCACTGTCAGTTCTAGGTTGGGATTGTATTAAGCAAAGGTGTGATTATCATGATGTTGTTACAATGTTCAAAATTATGAATAACGACACGGCACCCTATCTAAGTGATCGTTTTAATCTGAGAAATAATGAGAGATATAACCTTCGTGGCTATCGGGCGCTAAGCATTCCTAAACCTAACACAAATTTTAAGAAGAGAAGTCTAAGTTACCGGGGTGCTGTGTCTTGGAATGCGCTAGGTGACCATCTAAAAGCTGCCCGtaatgttaaacattttaaatactgctttaaccatgttgatagtattatatgaatgttttttatttatgtgtCATAGAAATTCAATCTTGACTTCTTGCTCCTGTACAATATGATGTTCCTTAAATGTGTATTAGTTTAGTGCAATTTGTAAAATCGCCTTAATTCTGAATTTGATGTAGACTTTTGTCAATGTGGTTTAATTTTCCTATATTGCTGGTGCtcttcttttaattaatatttttgtacattataatatagcttataacctattttatattttaaaaccgTGTCATTGTGTTATGGATGCATGCTTGTGGATTTAGGATGAAGGTGCGCTATGGGAGTAAGATGTGGGTGCAAGGGGTGTGTGGTTATGTGGGTGTGTGGTATGGGTGTGCTGGAGTTGGGGTGTACTTGGGGTGTGTATAGGCGTTTGTAGCGCGAGTGTGAACTTGGTGAATGTGTAAGTGGTATTCAGATATATATGTTGCAATATAAGGTctacaacttttattttattctggtgattatatttatcttcttgcctattttcttagattttgatgtcatattgaaatgagttttactgggttttaaaaatttttaaaatattatatgttcttatgctttcataattttgtaatatactgactattgttttaataatgttttaataattgtacgtactaatttataattctgtt
It encodes:
- the LOC140140403 gene encoding uncharacterized protein — its product is MRERDCLKKKAIKTGLSKDWSDFRSMKNRVNYEIKHSKKSYVANSIQTNSNNTKQVWNTIRQIIPGKSKGTSITCIKGENGNETEPKDLANIMNTFFANIGPDLAAKIPNACADGQLVNERMPHSSESFMFQPVSHQYVLSKLRSLPEGKATGTDDLPSKLIKMAAASIVEPIAYLINLSLESGIFPDAWKNARICPIYKGGDATDPEFMLMGSRQRLAVVKDHDINVNINGVKLRQVHNCKHLGVIVDDSMTWHDQLSWHYPLIQASYRVRRTTDSTISLPAQNLGLSARSLNRDLDKMSIWADRWMVTFEPSKCKAVTISRKRDPTKLDLLYGTTRLAEKEELEILGVTVDSKLTWTKHTSTVSSRA